From the genome of Methanomicrobia archaeon, one region includes:
- a CDS encoding carbohydrate kinase family protein, translated as MDAIPVMKRNEVVVIGDVFCDIMTLPIEAYPERDKQIGCEFMLALGGQAGNCAAACATLGLETALVCKIGTDALSCWVRAELERRGVVLYAQRTEDAALQRPGITVSIAFTDGSRSMLSDRGANLVLAGDEVNTELLRSARFVMRAGHWNTEGLFPANVTLLKTAKAAGAFTGLDIGWSAYLGWTDRARESVLELLPVLDFLFVNEAELRELSGRAGREGAYELLRRGCKQVIVHQGVEGSTWIAPSVMVTCPAFAVAPVRPTGGGDVFNAGFIYAFLAGKEAEECLRFANACAALYITRKSVSTVFPSLDEVKDFYTRQHLKEPGESKQQ; from the coding sequence ATGGATGCGATTCCGGTGATGAAACGGAACGAGGTGGTGGTCATCGGTGACGTCTTCTGTGACATCATGACGCTGCCGATCGAAGCCTATCCGGAGCGTGACAAACAGATCGGCTGTGAATTCATGCTCGCGCTCGGCGGTCAGGCGGGCAACTGCGCGGCGGCGTGTGCGACGCTCGGGCTCGAAACGGCGCTCGTCTGCAAGATCGGTACGGACGCGCTTTCGTGCTGGGTCCGCGCCGAGCTTGAACGGAGGGGCGTGGTTCTCTACGCCCAACGAACGGAGGATGCAGCGTTACAACGGCCCGGTATCACCGTGAGTATCGCGTTCACCGATGGCAGCCGGTCAATGCTCTCAGACCGTGGCGCTAACCTGGTCCTTGCGGGGGATGAGGTGAACACAGAGCTGCTGCGCAGTGCGCGATTCGTGATGCGGGCCGGGCACTGGAATACCGAAGGCCTGTTCCCGGCCAATGTAACGTTGTTGAAGACGGCGAAGGCTGCCGGTGCCTTCACCGGGCTCGATATCGGCTGGAGCGCTTACCTCGGGTGGACAGATCGTGCACGCGAGAGCGTTCTGGAGCTCCTGCCGGTGCTTGATTTCCTCTTCGTGAACGAGGCGGAACTCCGCGAATTGAGCGGTAGGGCGGGAAGAGAAGGCGCGTACGAGCTGTTGCGACGGGGCTGCAAGCAGGTAATTGTTCACCAGGGCGTCGAGGGCTCCACCTGGATCGCGCCCAGCGTTATGGTCACCTGCCCGGCCTTTGCTGTGGCACCGGTGCGTCCGACAGGCGGCGGAGACGTCTTCAATGCGGGGTTTATTTACGCGTTCTTAGCGGGCAAAGAGGCGGAGGAATGCCTTCGGTTTGCCAATGCCTGCGCGGCTCTATATATCACCCGAAAAAGCGTGAGCACTGTGTTCCCCTCTTTAGACGAGGTGAAAGATTTCTATACTCGGCAGCATCTTAAAGAACCAGGAGAAAGCAAGCAGCAATGA
- a CDS encoding DUF3467 domain-containing protein, with the protein MHSPMEHIARPKFVVRKHPEFKRFYSSGVFGGHTPYEFKMIVYQEGYEDVSEDTVTGKEPPVILRELQAEITMSPEQAKALLSWLDRHIKAFEKQFGTIPTPPVREDEPAKAPEGMYG; encoded by the coding sequence ATGCATTCACCGATGGAGCACATAGCGCGGCCGAAGTTCGTGGTGCGGAAACATCCGGAGTTCAAACGCTTCTATTCCTCGGGCGTCTTTGGCGGGCATACACCGTACGAATTCAAGATGATCGTCTATCAGGAAGGGTACGAGGACGTCTCTGAGGACACGGTGACCGGCAAGGAGCCACCGGTGATTCTTCGCGAGCTGCAGGCTGAGATAACCATGTCACCGGAGCAGGCGAAGGCGCTGCTGAGCTGGCTCGACCGGCACATCAAGGCCTTCGAGAAGCAGTTTGGGACGATCCCCACACCGCCGGTGCGCGAGGATGAGCCGGCGAAGGCCCCGGAAGGTATGTACGGCTGA
- a CDS encoding glutamate-5-semialdehyde dehydrogenase: MAVGKETVGKSGRGIVEKAKMARAAALILANASTAAKDAALSRIAAALDEHRAKLLAANKRDVELASRLVAEGQMSTALLDRLKLTDAKIDEMILSVKDVAKLEDPVGKTLSAIELDTDLELYQVACPIGVIGAIFESRPDVLVQISALCLKTGNAVLLKGGSEARTTNEVLFELVAEAASSGEGGVPDGWVHLLETREDVDAMLKLHEYIDLIVPRGSDQFVRYIQDHSSIMVLGHSEGICHVYVDRDADVPRALEICYDAKVQYPAVCNAAETLLVDAQIAGEFLPRMVERYRVAGVEVRGCPRTLDLLERKGTVGIKPATNDDWRTEYNDLIISVRIVDGVDEAIAHINTYGSGHTDAIVTENRATALKFLRFVDSSSVMQNASTRFSDGFRYGKGAEVGISTYKVHARGPVGLEGLMIYKYLVMGAGQVVATYVGRDAKPFTHRKLTRSFSF; the protein is encoded by the coding sequence ATGGCAGTTGGAAAGGAGACGGTAGGGAAGTCAGGCAGGGGCATTGTGGAGAAGGCGAAGATGGCGCGGGCGGCCGCGCTGATTTTGGCTAATGCGTCAACGGCCGCAAAGGACGCGGCACTGTCGCGTATCGCTGCGGCACTCGATGAGCATCGCGCGAAGCTACTGGCAGCGAATAAGCGCGACGTTGAACTCGCTTCCCGGTTGGTGGCCGAGGGCCAGATGTCCACAGCGCTGCTCGATCGACTGAAACTGACCGATGCGAAGATTGACGAGATGATCCTGAGCGTGAAGGACGTTGCGAAGCTGGAGGACCCGGTGGGTAAGACGCTCTCCGCAATTGAACTGGATACCGATTTGGAGCTCTATCAGGTCGCCTGTCCAATCGGCGTGATCGGCGCGATCTTCGAGTCGCGGCCCGACGTGCTCGTGCAGATATCCGCGCTCTGTCTCAAGACCGGCAACGCGGTCCTGCTCAAGGGCGGCTCGGAGGCGCGCACCACGAACGAAGTGCTCTTTGAGCTGGTCGCGGAAGCCGCGTCATCGGGCGAGGGTGGCGTCCCGGACGGGTGGGTACACCTGCTGGAGACGCGTGAGGATGTCGATGCGATGCTGAAACTGCACGAGTATATCGACCTTATCGTGCCGCGCGGGAGCGATCAATTCGTGCGGTACATCCAGGACCACTCGAGCATTATGGTGCTGGGTCATTCTGAAGGTATCTGCCACGTCTACGTTGACCGTGATGCCGATGTGCCCAGGGCGCTCGAGATCTGCTATGATGCGAAGGTGCAATATCCCGCGGTGTGTAACGCTGCGGAGACCTTGCTGGTGGATGCTCAGATCGCCGGTGAGTTCCTGCCCCGGATGGTCGAGCGATACCGCGTAGCAGGCGTCGAGGTTCGCGGATGCCCGCGAACGCTGGATCTCCTTGAGCGCAAAGGTACGGTCGGGATAAAGCCCGCCACCAACGACGACTGGCGGACCGAATACAACGATCTTATCATCTCCGTCAGGATAGTGGACGGCGTTGATGAGGCCATCGCCCATATCAACACCTATGGGTCCGGCCATACTGATGCCATCGTCACGGAGAATAGAGCGACCGCGCTGAAGTTCCTGCGGTTCGTTGATTCGTCCTCGGTGATGCAGAACGCGTCAACGCGGTTCAGCGACGGATTCCGGTACGGAAAGGGCGCGGAGGTCGGTATCAGCACGTACAAGGTGCATGCACGCGGACCGGTGGGTCTGGAGGGTCTGATGATCTATAAATACCTCGTCATGGGTGCGGGCCAGGTCGTCGCTACGTATGTGGGCAGGGATGCAAAGCCCTTCACGCACCGGAAACTGACCCGGAGTTTCTCCTTCTAG
- a CDS encoding alpha/beta fold hydrolase: MPKVAMTDLELHYHEEGSGFPLVLLHGLSDDARLWTPLLPVLSKTYRTIALDLRGHGHSGKPDTPYSIQHFSTDLFEFFANWISQRRICSGFLLVALSPCTHFALVHPEKVRALVLISSFCSTDPALRARFEKLRESLLTGGCGAFFDEAVALTVTPKFAAAHAAELAEAKEEMIAMNSTTALVRVIDACMAFDVTDKLSQLALPTLIISGREDTFTPCYFSEQIYRAIPGSTWAILDDAAHNVLLPGKIQEVSRLVLDFLDRYGNGIYLK; the protein is encoded by the coding sequence ATGCCGAAAGTCGCGATGACGGATCTAGAGCTTCACTATCATGAGGAAGGGTCAGGTTTTCCGCTCGTCTTGCTGCACGGGCTGTCCGATGATGCCCGGCTATGGACTCCGCTGCTGCCCGTGTTATCCAAAACGTACCGGACCATTGCCCTGGACCTCAGAGGTCATGGACACTCAGGGAAACCGGATACGCCGTATTCCATCCAGCACTTCTCCACGGACCTTTTTGAGTTCTTCGCGAATTGGATATCGCAAAGACGCATCTGCTCGGGCTTTCTTTTGGTGGCGTTATCGCCCTGCACTCACTTTGCGCTTGTGCATCCCGAAAAAGTTCGCGCGCTCGTGCTTATTTCCTCGTTCTGCTCTACCGATCCTGCTCTGCGAGCGCGATTCGAGAAACTGCGAGAGAGCTTACTCACGGGCGGCTGCGGGGCATTCTTCGACGAGGCAGTTGCCCTAACGGTCACCCCTAAGTTCGCGGCTGCGCATGCTGCTGAGCTAGCAGAGGCAAAGGAAGAGATGATCGCGATGAATTCCACCACTGCGCTCGTCCGTGTCATTGATGCGTGTATGGCGTTTGACGTGACGGATAAACTATCCCAACTAGCGCTCCCGACGTTGATCATTTCCGGGCGCGAGGATACTTTCACCCCCTGCTACTTTTCCGAACAGATATACCGCGCTATCCCGGGTTCAACGTGGGCTATACTGGACGATGCAGCTCATAACGTGCTCCTCCCGGGAAAGATCCAGGAAGTCTCCCGGTTAGTCCTGGATTTCCTGGACCGTTACGGAAACGGGATTTATTTGAAATGA
- a CDS encoding addiction module toxin, HicA family: MNKTRGAWRRTRRTTIPNHPGTDIPKGTLKAIIKETGLTEEEFMAL; this comes from the coding sequence ATCAATAAAACTAGAGGAGCTTGGAGAAGAACCAGGAGAACTACTATCCCCAATCATCCGGGAACTGATATTCCAAAAGGAACCTTAAAGGCGATTATCAAAGAAACAGGGCTGACCGAAGAGGAATTTATGGCATTGTGA
- the proB gene encoding glutamate 5-kinase: MASEERAAAANQTVRDFSGATRVVVKVGTSNLTDEQYRLDPQRVEKIVHELVELHKRGKEVILVTSGAIGAGMGKLNLKQRPRDIKVMQAAAAVGQTILMNTYDTYFSAADLTIAQILLTHGAFFNRQRYLNLRNTLHTLLKAGVIPIVNENDTVAVDEIKLGDNDNLSALVASNLGADLLIILSDVDGLYTANPKRNEDAEFIPVVTAITPELEQSADKGGKTGVGGMKTKLEAARVVMKAGIPMVIVNGREENILVRVIEGEPVGTLFMPAHKDLNGRRHWIRFSSSVKGMIAVDEGAKRALIENGSSLLASGIISVEKDFKSGDPVSIVDAKGVAFAKGITNYSSREIVQIKGAKSHEIERILGSKEGTEVVYRGNMVFL, from the coding sequence ATGGCCAGCGAAGAGAGAGCAGCAGCAGCGAATCAGACGGTACGAGACTTTTCAGGTGCGACCCGTGTCGTGGTCAAGGTCGGTACCAGCAACCTGACCGATGAGCAGTATCGGCTCGATCCGCAGCGGGTGGAGAAGATCGTACATGAGCTCGTGGAGTTGCATAAGCGCGGGAAAGAGGTTATCCTCGTGACGTCGGGCGCGATCGGCGCGGGTATGGGGAAGCTGAACCTGAAGCAGCGGCCACGCGATATCAAGGTCATGCAGGCGGCGGCCGCAGTCGGTCAGACGATCCTCATGAATACGTACGATACCTATTTCTCCGCAGCTGATCTGACAATCGCGCAGATCCTGCTGACGCATGGTGCCTTCTTCAACCGGCAGCGGTACCTCAATCTGCGGAACACGCTGCATACCCTGCTCAAGGCCGGGGTGATCCCGATCGTGAATGAGAACGACACGGTAGCCGTCGATGAGATCAAGCTGGGCGATAACGACAATCTCTCAGCGCTCGTGGCGAGCAATCTCGGGGCGGATTTGCTCATCATCCTCTCAGACGTCGACGGCCTCTACACCGCCAATCCCAAACGGAACGAGGATGCTGAGTTCATCCCGGTGGTCACGGCAATCACGCCTGAGCTGGAGCAGAGCGCGGATAAGGGTGGGAAGACGGGCGTCGGCGGCATGAAGACGAAGCTTGAGGCTGCCAGGGTCGTGATGAAGGCCGGTATCCCGATGGTGATCGTCAACGGCAGAGAAGAGAACATTCTCGTACGCGTCATCGAGGGCGAACCGGTCGGCACGCTCTTCATGCCCGCGCATAAGGACTTGAACGGGCGAAGGCACTGGATCAGGTTCTCGTCCTCGGTAAAAGGCATGATCGCAGTTGACGAGGGCGCGAAGCGGGCATTGATCGAGAACGGCAGCAGCTTGCTCGCCTCAGGGATCATCAGTGTCGAGAAGGACTTCAAGAGCGGCGATCCTGTCAGTATCGTGGATGCAAAGGGTGTCGCGTTTGCGAAAGGCATTACCAATTACTCGAGCCGTGAGATCGTGCAGATAAAGGGCGCGAAATCGCACGAGATCGAGCGTATTTTGGGCAGTAAAGAGGGCACCGAGGTCGTCTACCGCGGGAATATGGTGTTTCTCTGA
- a CDS encoding TIGR00266 family protein yields MKYKITGNNLQVVTLELSAGEKVYGEAGSMVYMSANMIMEAKMRGGFLKAIGRKFAGETMFLTEFSPAGGEGLVAFGGNAPGTIKPIEVSAGREFIAQKDAFLCAEDTVELSVAFQQRLGAAFFGGEGFILQRLGGEGTVFIHACGDFIEFDLESGKSLKVDTGCVVGWDATVSYDIERVKGIKTMFFGGEGIFLTTVRGPGRVILQSMTLPNLASALSPFLPHQGRSGETSGSSGVLGTMVKETIGR; encoded by the coding sequence ATGAAGTATAAAATCACGGGGAATAATCTCCAGGTGGTTACGCTCGAGTTGAGTGCAGGCGAGAAGGTGTATGGCGAAGCGGGCTCCATGGTCTACATGAGCGCGAATATGATTATGGAAGCGAAGATGCGCGGCGGTTTCTTGAAGGCGATCGGACGTAAATTCGCGGGTGAGACGATGTTCCTGACAGAGTTCAGTCCTGCAGGCGGCGAGGGACTTGTGGCATTTGGCGGCAACGCGCCGGGCACGATCAAGCCGATCGAAGTCTCAGCGGGCCGGGAGTTCATTGCCCAGAAGGATGCCTTTCTCTGCGCTGAAGACACCGTTGAGCTGAGCGTGGCCTTCCAGCAGCGATTGGGCGCGGCCTTCTTCGGCGGTGAGGGCTTCATTTTGCAGCGACTCGGCGGTGAGGGCACGGTATTTATCCACGCCTGTGGCGACTTCATCGAATTCGATCTGGAGTCCGGCAAGAGCTTGAAGGTGGATACCGGTTGCGTCGTTGGCTGGGATGCAACGGTCTCGTACGATATCGAGCGTGTGAAGGGTATAAAGACGATGTTCTTCGGCGGTGAGGGTATCTTCCTGACCACCGTCCGGGGGCCGGGGCGGGTAATCCTCCAGTCAATGACCCTGCCCAATCTGGCCTCGGCACTGTCTCCCTTCTTGCCACACCAGGGACGTTCCGGAGAGACCTCGGGCTCGTCTGGCGTGCTCGGCACCATGGTCAAAGAAACCATCGGTCGATGA
- a CDS encoding DUF4389 domain-containing protein, producing the protein MREVSLRFVYSGVHELGLVNGFIAEICVILGQRSEGLSKFVTGYLEYLVHITGYYYVMTDKRPGILQKPVTIYEQE; encoded by the coding sequence ATGCGCGAGGTATCCCTGCGGTTTGTGTATAGCGGAGTTCACGAGCTTGGATTGGTGAATGGCTTTATTGCGGAGATCTGTGTGATTCTCGGACAGAGGAGCGAGGGACTCAGCAAGTTCGTTACAGGCTATCTCGAGTACCTGGTGCATATCACCGGCTACTACTACGTGATGACCGATAAGCGGCCGGGTATCCTGCAGAAGCCCGTAACGATCTACGAGCAGGAGTGA
- a CDS encoding peptidase: protein MRTAWLQVRMGLTVLLLFAVLYALLAVVATVAGVGTPLVYAVLALVLVSVQFLIGPKVVELTMRIRYVSEAEQPELHRIVSDLAMKAGIPKPRVGISEIQIPNAFAFGTSKRNARVCVTRRLLEMLNRNELEAVLGHELAHIKHRDMVVITALSVIPMICYFIYFSFFWSGIFGGGRSREGALPTMAIALLAFVVYFISNLIVLYASRVREYYADAGSVELTQNPHELASALYKMVYGSARPGTEKVTKELGSMRAFFATDPMTARGDVRDLSAADLNRDGTIDAYELKLFAERAQVGRAERLMELFSTHPNPVVRVKRLGTYL, encoded by the coding sequence ATGAGAACTGCGTGGCTTCAGGTACGGATGGGTTTGACCGTCCTGCTCCTCTTTGCGGTACTATACGCGTTATTAGCGGTTGTCGCTACGGTCGCGGGCGTGGGCACGCCGCTCGTGTATGCGGTGCTCGCCCTGGTGCTGGTCTCCGTCCAGTTCCTCATCGGCCCGAAGGTCGTGGAGCTGACGATGCGCATTCGGTACGTCTCGGAAGCAGAGCAGCCGGAGCTGCATCGGATCGTGAGCGACCTCGCGATGAAGGCGGGCATACCCAAACCGCGTGTCGGAATCTCCGAAATCCAGATCCCCAACGCATTTGCCTTCGGCACCTCGAAGCGGAATGCGCGCGTCTGTGTTACCCGGCGATTGCTGGAGATGCTGAACCGGAATGAGCTTGAGGCCGTGCTGGGCCATGAGCTCGCGCACATCAAGCACCGCGATATGGTCGTGATCACGGCGTTGAGCGTCATCCCGATGATCTGCTACTTCATCTACTTCAGCTTCTTCTGGTCCGGCATCTTCGGCGGCGGTCGGAGCAGGGAGGGCGCACTGCCAACGATGGCGATCGCGCTCCTCGCGTTCGTCGTCTATTTCATCAGTAACCTCATCGTGCTCTATGCCTCCCGCGTTCGGGAATACTATGCGGACGCCGGCAGCGTAGAGCTGACGCAGAATCCGCACGAACTTGCCTCCGCGCTCTACAAGATGGTGTATGGCAGTGCACGACCCGGAACGGAGAAGGTAACCAAGGAGCTGGGCAGCATGCGCGCGTTCTTCGCGACCGATCCCATGACGGCGCGCGGTGACGTGCGTGATCTGAGTGCAGCTGACCTCAATCGAGACGGAACGATCGATGCGTACGAGTTGAAGTTGTTTGCCGAGCGCGCACAGGTGGGTCGGGCAGAGCGGTTAATGGAGCTCTTCTCCACGCATCCGAACCCCGTCGTCCGGGTAAAGCGCCTGGGCACGTATCTCTGA
- a CDS encoding PspA/IM30 family protein: MGMLDRMSTIIKSKINKLLGKFEDPRETLDYSYEMQLEALQKVKRGVAEVTTSKKRLELQKAKLEQNITKLSEQAREALKVGREDLARLALERKKQLELELESLNQQIAGLQKEQDKLMATEQRLATKIEAFRTKKETIKAQYSAAEAQVRVTETISGISEEMSDVGLAIQRAEEKTETMKARAAALDELQEFGTLEDLAGGKDQIERELEKVRVGSEVDQELEKLKQEVNRE, translated from the coding sequence ATGGGTATGTTAGACCGCATGAGCACCATCATAAAATCGAAGATAAATAAGCTCCTGGGTAAATTTGAAGACCCGCGCGAGACGCTCGATTATTCCTATGAGATGCAGCTGGAAGCGTTACAGAAGGTCAAGCGGGGCGTTGCTGAAGTGACCACCTCAAAGAAGCGGTTGGAACTGCAAAAAGCCAAATTGGAGCAGAATATCACGAAGCTTTCTGAACAGGCACGGGAGGCACTGAAGGTTGGTCGTGAGGATCTAGCCCGGCTCGCACTGGAGCGTAAGAAGCAGCTGGAGCTGGAACTGGAGAGTCTGAACCAGCAGATCGCGGGGCTGCAGAAGGAGCAGGATAAACTGATGGCCACCGAGCAGCGCTTAGCTACGAAGATAGAAGCGTTCAGAACGAAAAAGGAGACGATCAAAGCTCAGTATTCCGCAGCAGAAGCGCAGGTCAGGGTCACCGAGACGATAAGTGGCATCTCTGAGGAGATGAGCGATGTGGGACTGGCGATCCAGCGCGCTGAGGAGAAGACGGAGACTATGAAGGCACGAGCTGCTGCGCTTGATGAGCTGCAGGAGTTTGGAACCCTGGAGGATCTGGCAGGTGGCAAAGATCAGATAGAGCGTGAATTGGAGAAGGTGCGCGTGGGCAGCGAGGTCGATCAAGAACTGGAGAAACTCAAACAGGAGGTCAACCGAGAATGA
- the htpX gene encoding zinc metalloprotease HtpX, with amino-acid sequence MKQKRWYGKDTGLSLRMVLTGVGLIIVYLAFLTLLSFFLDFIFLLIFAALFVFVQFYFSDKLVLMSTGAKIVSPQEAPQLHTLVERLCTVADLPKPRVAVINSQVPNAFATGRNQKSAVVAVTTGLLNKLNTPELEAVLGHELTHVKNRDVLVITLASFLSTVAWFIMRFFVYSSLFRGGSRDKSAAAGVIIFLASLLVWLISYLLIRALSRYREFAADRGAAIMTGNPPALISALLKISGAMQRVPTKDLREVEGLNAFFIIPALSAGSIMALFSTHPPIEKRIARLEAMERTLEGVR; translated from the coding sequence ATGAAGCAGAAGAGGTGGTACGGCAAGGATACAGGACTGAGCTTACGTATGGTGCTCACCGGAGTAGGTTTGATCATTGTCTATCTCGCCTTCCTGACCTTGTTATCCTTCTTTCTGGATTTCATCTTTCTCCTGATCTTTGCAGCGCTCTTTGTTTTCGTTCAATTTTATTTCTCGGATAAGCTCGTGCTCATGAGCACCGGTGCGAAGATAGTCTCACCCCAGGAGGCCCCGCAGCTCCATACGCTGGTCGAGCGGCTCTGTACCGTGGCAGACCTTCCCAAGCCGCGCGTGGCGGTGATCAACTCGCAGGTGCCCAACGCCTTTGCGACCGGCAGAAACCAAAAATCTGCGGTGGTCGCCGTCACCACGGGTCTCTTGAATAAACTGAATACCCCGGAGCTGGAAGCGGTACTGGGGCATGAACTCACACATGTTAAGAACCGCGATGTGCTGGTAATCACGCTCGCCAGTTTTCTCTCCACCGTTGCGTGGTTCATCATGCGATTCTTCGTGTACTCCTCGCTCTTCCGTGGTGGCAGCAGGGATAAGAGTGCGGCCGCAGGAGTTATCATCTTCCTGGCCTCGCTGCTCGTCTGGCTCATCAGTTACCTCTTGATCCGTGCGCTGTCGAGATACCGTGAATTTGCAGCGGATAGAGGCGCAGCTATCATGACGGGCAATCCACCCGCGTTAATTTCCGCGCTCCTCAAGATAAGTGGTGCGATGCAGCGCGTGCCCACAAAAGACCTGAGAGAAGTGGAAGGTCTCAATGCGTTCTTCATCATACCTGCGCTTTCCGCGGGCTCGATCATGGCGCTCTTCTCAACCCATCCACCCATTGAGAAACGAATTGCGAGACTCGAAGCGATGGAACGGACGCTGGAAGGAGTTCGATGA
- a CDS encoding cytidylate kinase (catalyzes the formation of (d)CDP from ATP and (d)CMP), giving the protein MRITIGGLPGSGTTTIARLLSKALSIEVISAGELFRELAREKDLQLGQFNELAESTTDFDRWIDEQQGKEACKRKQVIAEGRLSGYFVPSAELKIWLKAPVEVRAQRVAKRERIPYEAALAALKAREQSEHKRYEAYYGIDLNDLTIYDLVIDTSRWREYDIIALILQAKARLRTRSAL; this is encoded by the coding sequence ATGCGGATCACGATCGGCGGCCTTCCGGGGAGCGGTACCACCACAATTGCACGGTTGCTCTCCAAAGCGCTTTCGATCGAGGTCATCTCCGCAGGCGAGTTGTTCCGCGAGCTTGCACGGGAAAAAGACCTGCAACTGGGACAGTTCAATGAGCTGGCAGAGAGCACTACTGATTTTGATCGGTGGATCGACGAGCAGCAGGGCAAGGAGGCGTGTAAACGCAAGCAGGTCATTGCGGAAGGGCGATTGTCCGGGTACTTTGTACCGTCCGCCGAGTTGAAGATCTGGTTGAAAGCACCGGTCGAGGTGCGTGCGCAGCGTGTGGCCAAACGCGAGAGGATCCCGTACGAAGCTGCGCTCGCAGCACTGAAAGCGCGCGAGCAATCCGAGCACAAACGCTATGAAGCGTATTACGGGATCGATCTGAACGATCTCACCATCTATGATCTCGTCATCGATACCTCACGCTGGCGTGAGTACGACATTATAGCATTGATCCTGCAGGCAAAGGCGCGTTTGAGAACCCGAAGTGCACTTTAG
- a CDS encoding RtcB family protein, with product MEIPLKKIRANVWEVPQSFKAYMRTPARIYAAQELLDKMRRDLTLQQTITVAALPGIQKYSLVMPDGHQGYGFPIGGVAATDFEEGVISPGGVGYDINCGVRLVRTNLREEEVRPQLGRIVDGLFEYIPSGLGLSGKVRLSFQQLDEVLRGGTEWCIEHGYGWEADLERTEEGGRLKAANPARIDEKSKQRGAPQLGTLGSGNHFLELQVVDEIFDPELAKAFGIDEQGQVTVLIHTGGRGFSHGVCSYYLRKFEREMSKDPELARILELERELACAYLQTDMGMAYFEAMCSCANYAFANRQLAMHWVRKVFEEALRRSAEEMEISLVYDIAHNIAKEEEHVVEGKRRKLCVHRKGATRAFPAGDARLPTLYRNVGQPVLIPGSMGTRSFLAVGTETAKEETFGSCAHGSGRELSRTAAMRQYRGSDVKAALEKRQILVKARERTKRDVRSKRGVPFDRYGELAEEVSAAYKDPEVVVRSCEVAGIAKKVAAFRAIAVIKG from the coding sequence ATGGAAATTCCACTGAAGAAGATCCGTGCGAACGTGTGGGAAGTCCCGCAGTCGTTTAAGGCTTATATGCGCACGCCTGCGCGCATTTACGCGGCTCAAGAGCTCCTGGACAAGATGCGCCGGGACCTCACGTTACAGCAGACCATCACGGTCGCAGCACTACCCGGCATCCAGAAATACTCGCTCGTTATGCCCGATGGCCATCAGGGCTATGGCTTTCCGATCGGTGGCGTCGCAGCAACGGACTTCGAGGAGGGCGTTATATCGCCGGGCGGGGTCGGTTACGACATCAATTGCGGCGTCCGGCTGGTGCGAACGAATCTCCGTGAGGAGGAGGTCAGACCCCAGCTTGGTCGGATCGTTGATGGGCTCTTCGAGTACATACCGTCCGGGCTCGGGCTCTCGGGGAAGGTACGCTTGTCATTCCAGCAGCTGGACGAGGTGCTGCGAGGCGGCACTGAGTGGTGCATTGAGCACGGCTACGGCTGGGAGGCGGACCTGGAGCGCACGGAGGAAGGCGGACGCTTGAAGGCCGCGAATCCCGCGCGGATCGATGAGAAATCGAAGCAGCGTGGCGCACCGCAGCTCGGCACGCTCGGCTCCGGTAATCATTTCTTAGAGCTGCAGGTCGTGGATGAGATCTTCGATCCCGAGCTGGCCAAAGCCTTTGGGATCGACGAGCAGGGTCAGGTAACCGTGCTCATTCATACCGGCGGCCGTGGCTTCTCGCACGGCGTCTGCTCCTATTATCTCCGAAAATTCGAGCGCGAGATGAGCAAAGATCCCGAGTTGGCCCGGATCCTGGAGCTGGAACGCGAGCTGGCCTGCGCGTATTTACAGACCGATATGGGCATGGCGTATTTCGAAGCGATGTGCTCCTGCGCGAATTACGCCTTCGCGAACCGGCAACTCGCCATGCACTGGGTACGGAAAGTCTTCGAGGAGGCGCTGCGGAGGAGCGCGGAGGAGATGGAAATCAGCTTGGTCTACGACATCGCGCATAATATCGCGAAAGAGGAGGAGCATGTGGTTGAGGGTAAGCGGCGGAAGCTATGCGTGCACCGTAAAGGCGCGACCCGTGCGTTCCCCGCAGGTGATGCGCGCTTACCAACCCTGTATCGGAACGTTGGGCAGCCCGTGTTGATCCCCGGCTCAATGGGCACCCGGAGCTTCCTGGCCGTGGGTACTGAGACGGCAAAGGAAGAGACCTTTGGGAGCTGCGCACACGGTTCCGGCCGCGAGCTGAGCAGAACCGCGGCGATGCGGCAGTATCGCGGCAGTGACGTAAAAGCAGCGTTAGAGAAGCGGCAGATACTCGTTAAGGCGCGTGAACGGACGAAACGCGACGTGCGGAGCAAGCGCGGTGTCCCCTTCGACCGGTACGGCGAGCTGGCGGAAGAAGTTTCCGCAGCCTATAAAGATCCTGAAGTGGTAGTGCGGAGTTGCGAAGTGGCGGGTATCGCGAAGAAGGTCGCGGCCTTCCGCGCCATCGCGGTAATTAAGGGCTAA